One part of the Blastocatellia bacterium genome encodes these proteins:
- a CDS encoding GAF domain-containing protein yields MWERLGRKRHQTDYCALVEGTVTLARSSPDSQTLLAGLADHLARTLAPLRLVILLKQDDWSCAAEHSAAGLNAAARERLCAIEIELARRLAHERAPIEVDLAELDSPLRANLQNVSENLPAALKGGRMVFAPFVEGSRTLGAVLFYRIKHQRQTDTERHALRTLAPVIGFALHHQQSLERGREAVQREERTHHLLAGIRNAASVEDVLKAAVDGLGTTLDMSRIAIFMGDSDIATADLDATSQSLVARAEYRQSALVPSLMGSVLDLSDQAIHDNLVAGDLIVMPNTGDCEPHDRPPFVRLGVRALVFAPITRKGQMVAVLALEQFDQPRDFTDEALRLIRLVAVQMSAAMDSVALYHEAQENARREALIRRISAAVHSSLDADVMQTIVNELGAALGVCRCRLALLPDPLPDALPITHEYVADCCTQRKAPFAHVPTINNPMLQTLLTADTPVVVGDPFNDPRLVAAHRQYRESEVKSIMFASIRSGGRPIGVFSILHCEHQHQWTASEIAIAQSVAEQAAVALRQSELYKEVRESATRAALVTQIIHGINQSNRLDEIFPIVAEQLGKHLSVDRVTITRRQEESQTWINECEFNEGKVTRSRRTYRDADTGDFKGLLDGDVMRCDDAENDLRLTPAASALLKKVGTRSFVSLHIGFDGESHLTISALMRTGPRRWTDEEVELLRAVANQVRVALQRAELFDLVSQGKFEWEATFDALTDGVFIFDENGTLRRVNQTAAALEGASVSELIGCRCCDLLQGSEGEVCRVSQVLQTNRPHTYELIPERLKRPVLVTIAPLGTSFESQIDGEEGAAPRGAVCIVRELSELRAAEAVAREQRNFLVKLIEHANDSIFALSPNGRFIWFNEQLIRQSGFSRDTLKSITYLDCVPESEKPLIAERFRRAIAGAAQSFEIRTFRRNSESRLMLMTLTPIYDEGGVTSVLAIARDITEERVASERAAQADKLRALGQLASGVAHNFNNILAAILGHAQLLKREWSDEHLIARLDIIEKAALDGAQTVKRIQGFGLQPSDEVYESFDVNQLLQDSTTLTRARWQHEAQARGLTYEVALDLNNVPMVRGTASELREVFVNIILNALDAMPQGGRLRISSKHKNGFVRVSFSDNGVGMTRDVRQRIFEPFFTTKGVTGMGLGLAVSYSIIERHGGEVDVRSIPGRGTTFTISLPSSRAVNGVASISDSIMAKTARVLVVDDDDRVRDVLVGMLKLAGHAADFAANGRDALGRLEREAFDLVFTDLSMPDVDGWALAEEIRRRWPQLKIVMVTGYAVQAEGDHRRYRLVNDIISKPIRFDDINATLSHVLA; encoded by the coding sequence ATGTGGGAACGACTAGGCCGCAAACGCCACCAGACGGATTATTGTGCGCTGGTCGAAGGCACGGTGACGCTGGCGCGCTCGTCCCCGGATTCGCAAACCTTGCTTGCCGGTCTTGCAGACCATCTAGCCCGGACGCTCGCGCCGCTTCGCCTGGTCATCTTGCTCAAACAGGATGATTGGAGCTGCGCCGCCGAGCATTCAGCGGCAGGATTGAATGCCGCTGCCCGCGAACGGCTGTGTGCAATCGAGATCGAGCTTGCGCGTCGGCTGGCGCACGAGAGAGCACCCATCGAAGTCGATCTGGCTGAGCTGGATTCGCCGCTGAGAGCGAACCTTCAGAACGTCTCTGAAAACCTTCCTGCCGCCCTGAAAGGCGGGCGAATGGTCTTCGCGCCATTCGTCGAAGGGTCGCGCACCTTAGGCGCAGTTCTCTTTTATCGAATCAAACATCAGCGCCAAACCGACACAGAGCGTCATGCCTTGCGAACGCTCGCGCCGGTCATCGGCTTTGCGCTCCACCATCAACAATCACTCGAACGAGGCCGCGAGGCGGTCCAGCGCGAAGAACGTACACATCATTTGCTCGCGGGCATCCGCAATGCCGCTTCCGTGGAAGATGTTCTGAAGGCTGCTGTGGACGGCCTCGGAACAACGCTGGATATGTCGCGCATCGCCATTTTCATGGGCGATAGCGACATCGCTACCGCCGACCTCGATGCGACGAGCCAATCGCTTGTGGCGCGCGCCGAATACCGCCAGAGCGCCCTGGTGCCTAGTCTGATGGGCAGCGTCCTCGACCTGAGTGATCAGGCAATCCATGACAATCTTGTCGCCGGCGATTTGATCGTCATGCCCAACACCGGCGATTGCGAGCCACACGACCGTCCGCCCTTCGTCCGCCTCGGCGTGCGCGCGCTGGTGTTTGCGCCGATTACGCGCAAAGGCCAGATGGTCGCCGTGCTGGCCCTCGAACAGTTCGACCAGCCGCGCGATTTCACCGACGAAGCACTGCGCTTAATCCGCCTGGTCGCCGTGCAGATGTCCGCGGCGATGGACAGCGTCGCTCTTTATCATGAGGCGCAAGAGAACGCCCGCCGCGAAGCGCTCATCCGGCGCATCAGCGCGGCGGTCCACAGCTCGCTAGACGCCGATGTGATGCAAACCATTGTCAACGAGCTGGGCGCGGCGCTTGGCGTCTGCCGCTGCCGGCTGGCCTTATTGCCCGACCCATTGCCTGACGCGCTTCCCATCACTCACGAATATGTCGCCGATTGTTGCACGCAACGCAAAGCGCCTTTCGCGCATGTGCCGACGATCAACAATCCCATGCTGCAAACGCTACTGACTGCCGACACGCCGGTGGTCGTTGGAGACCCGTTCAATGATCCGCGACTGGTGGCGGCGCACCGCCAGTATCGTGAGTCCGAAGTGAAATCGATTATGTTCGCATCGATTCGCTCTGGCGGTCGCCCAATTGGCGTCTTCAGCATTCTGCATTGCGAGCATCAGCACCAGTGGACGGCGAGCGAGATTGCTATCGCGCAGTCGGTCGCCGAACAAGCCGCTGTCGCCTTGCGGCAGTCCGAGCTGTACAAGGAAGTCCGCGAATCGGCGACGCGCGCCGCACTCGTCACGCAGATTATTCATGGCATCAATCAGTCGAATCGCCTGGACGAAATCTTCCCCATCGTCGCCGAGCAACTCGGTAAACATCTTTCCGTTGACCGCGTGACGATCACGCGCCGCCAGGAAGAGAGTCAGACCTGGATCAACGAATGCGAGTTTAACGAAGGCAAAGTCACCCGCTCGCGGCGCACATATCGAGATGCTGACACGGGTGACTTTAAAGGCTTGCTCGACGGTGACGTGATGCGCTGCGATGATGCGGAGAATGACCTTCGCTTGACGCCCGCGGCCAGCGCCCTGTTGAAGAAGGTGGGGACGCGCAGTTTCGTCAGCCTGCACATTGGTTTCGACGGCGAATCGCATTTAACGATCAGCGCCCTCATGCGCACAGGCCCGCGCCGCTGGACGGATGAAGAGGTCGAGTTGTTGCGTGCCGTCGCCAATCAAGTGCGCGTCGCCTTGCAGCGCGCAGAGCTGTTCGACTTGGTATCGCAAGGCAAGTTCGAATGGGAAGCGACGTTTGATGCGCTCACCGATGGCGTGTTCATCTTCGATGAGAACGGCACGCTACGGCGCGTCAACCAGACCGCCGCGGCGCTCGAAGGCGCGAGCGTCAGCGAGCTGATCGGCTGCCGCTGCTGCGACCTGTTGCAGGGCTCCGAAGGCGAAGTCTGCCGCGTCTCGCAGGTGCTACAGACGAACCGCCCGCACACCTACGAGCTGATCCCCGAACGCCTGAAACGCCCCGTGCTGGTTACCATCGCGCCGCTCGGAACCAGCTTCGAGAGCCAGATTGACGGAGAAGAGGGGGCGGCGCCACGCGGCGCTGTGTGCATCGTGCGCGAGCTCTCCGAGCTACGCGCCGCCGAGGCGGTGGCGCGCGAGCAGCGTAACTTCCTGGTCAAGCTCATCGAGCACGCCAACGATTCGATCTTCGCGCTTTCACCCAACGGGCGCTTCATCTGGTTCAACGAGCAGTTGATCCGGCAGTCGGGCTTTTCGCGTGACACACTGAAATCGATCACCTATCTCGATTGCGTGCCGGAGAGCGAAAAGCCGCTGATCGCCGAGCGTTTCCGCCGGGCGATAGCCGGCGCGGCGCAGTCATTTGAGATTCGCACATTCCGCCGCAACAGCGAATCGCGGCTAATGTTAATGACCTTAACGCCGATCTACGATGAGGGCGGCGTCACCAGCGTCCTGGCCATCGCCCGCGACATCACTGAAGAGCGCGTCGCCTCGGAGCGCGCCGCACAGGCCGACAAGCTGCGGGCGCTCGGGCAACTGGCATCGGGCGTCGCCCACAACTTCAATAACATTCTCGCGGCCATCCTCGGACACGCCCAGTTGTTGAAGCGCGAGTGGTCGGACGAGCACTTGATTGCCCGCCTCGACATCATCGAGAAGGCCGCGTTGGATGGGGCGCAGACCGTCAAGCGCATCCAGGGCTTCGGCCTGCAACCGAGCGATGAAGTATACGAAAGCTTTGACGTCAACCAGCTGCTTCAGGATTCGACGACCCTGACGCGGGCGCGCTGGCAGCACGAAGCACAGGCGCGCGGCCTGACTTACGAGGTCGCGCTCGACCTGAACAACGTACCGATGGTGCGCGGCACGGCCTCTGAGCTGCGCGAAGTCTTCGTTAACATCATTCTCAACGCGCTCGACGCCATGCCGCAGGGCGGGCGACTGCGTATCTCGTCGAAGCATAAGAATGGCTTCGTGCGCGTTTCCTTCAGTGATAACGGCGTCGGCATGACGCGCGATGTGCGCCAGCGCATCTTCGAGCCGTTCTTCACCACCAAAGGGGTCACCGGCATGGGGCTCGGCCTTGCTGTCAGCTACAGCATTATCGAGCGTCACGGCGGCGAGGTTGACGTCCGCAGCATCCCTGGGCGCGGCACCACCTTCACCATCTCGCTGCCATCGAGCCGGGCCGTCAACGGCGTCGCCAGCATCTCCGATAGCATCATGGCGAAAACGGCGCGGGTGCTGGTCGTAGACGACGACGACCGTGTACGTGACGTGCTGGTCGGGATGCTGAAGCTGGCGGGGCACGCGGCGGATTTTGCGGCCAACGGACGTGACGCGCTTGGCCGGCTTGAGCGCGAAGCCTTCGACCTGGTCTTCACAGACCTGTCTATGCCGGACGTTGATGGCTGGGCGCTGGCCGAAGAGATACGCCGCCGCTGGCCGCAACTGAAAATCGTTATGGTCACGGGCTACGCCGTACAGGCCGAAGGCGACCACCGGCGTTACCGGCTGGTCAACGACATCATCAGCAAACCGATTCGCTTTGACGACATCAACGCCACCCTCAGCCATGTGCTGGCCTGA
- a CDS encoding HD domain-containing phosphohydrolase: protein MADPADMPLSLDSGAPGRILIIDDEPYVLSVLYTLLAKRYDCNTATSALDALERLKSETYDLVLSDIIMPGMSGLELLSEITRLNRHTVVVLISGNLNIQSAIEAMRRGAYDYVTKPFDLAEVEAAVARALRHQRLLKTNHLYEQHLQELVQVRTNELTAANANLNQALEKLFLNYRATLRALATALEARDVETKGHSDRVVSFSLELGRKLGLSQGELIALEQGALLHDIGKIGVRDSILLKRGPLTADEWVEMREHINHGLRIISGIDFLKGAAPVVGQHHEKYNGSGYPNCLSGEQIHINARIFAVADAVDAITSDRPYHQARSFEAAVEELLRCAGTHFDPEIVKVFMSKPISFWRELREQANEPGRAYDDQLTEADIGFSVLTITGTRLTGNRAI from the coding sequence ATGGCCGACCCAGCCGATATGCCGCTAAGTCTCGACTCTGGAGCGCCCGGGCGCATCCTCATCATCGATGATGAGCCCTATGTGTTGAGCGTGCTCTATACACTGCTCGCCAAACGCTACGATTGCAACACCGCGACCAGCGCGCTCGACGCGCTCGAACGACTCAAATCCGAAACTTATGATTTAGTGCTGTCGGACATCATCATGCCCGGAATGAGCGGGCTTGAGCTGCTCAGCGAAATCACGCGCCTCAACCGTCACACCGTCGTCGTGCTGATCAGCGGCAACCTCAACATTCAGAGCGCCATCGAGGCGATGCGGCGCGGCGCGTATGATTACGTCACCAAGCCGTTCGACCTCGCGGAAGTCGAGGCCGCCGTCGCGCGCGCGCTGCGCCACCAGCGATTGTTGAAAACCAATCACCTTTACGAGCAACACCTGCAAGAGCTCGTCCAGGTGCGAACCAACGAATTGACTGCTGCGAATGCCAACCTCAATCAGGCGCTCGAAAAACTCTTCCTGAATTATCGCGCCACGCTCAGGGCGCTGGCGACGGCGCTGGAAGCGCGCGACGTCGAAACCAAAGGCCACTCGGATCGTGTCGTCTCCTTCTCGCTGGAGCTAGGGCGCAAGCTGGGCTTGTCGCAGGGCGAGCTGATCGCGCTGGAACAAGGGGCGCTGCTGCACGACATCGGCAAGATCGGCGTGCGCGATTCGATCCTGCTCAAGCGCGGCCCGCTGACCGCCGACGAGTGGGTGGAGATGCGCGAGCACATTAACCACGGGCTGCGGATCATCAGCGGCATCGATTTCCTGAAGGGCGCGGCGCCGGTCGTTGGCCAGCACCACGAGAAGTACAACGGCAGCGGCTATCCGAACTGTCTGAGCGGCGAGCAGATTCACATCAACGCTCGTATCTTCGCCGTCGCCGATGCCGTCGATGCGATCACCTCGGATCGTCCATATCATCAGGCGCGCTCATTTGAAGCCGCGGTTGAAGAGTTACTGCGCTGCGCCGGCACCCACTTCGACCCTGAGATCGTCAAAGTTTTCATGTCGAAGCCGATCAGCTTCTGGAGAGAATTGCGCGAGCAAGCCAACGAGCCGGGGCGGGCCTATGATGATCAATTGACCGAGGCCGATATCGGCTTCAGCGTCTTGACGATTACCGGCACACGGCTGACCGGCAACCGGGCGATATAG
- a CDS encoding DUF3616 domain-containing protein — MTLECPKCKSSIAREGQKFCYRCGNDLHDVYAALNIEVKEPEVKDSGRSANVVNSGQMASAAPGAPQHTQAFGSLVNEEATTETAIPAASVPAATARLYILLPTGDAYERELTRAETQIGKGPRNDLVIADPAVSSGHAVIRVEGEHYTVSDLGSRNGTFVNGQRLAQPQRLEHGDVIGLGLSKLTFRMAGAGDTSTTLASDRTLVIQRAAPPPLTEDSLANAVIAAGLASPADVARLRQESPGRRLYAALIDGRVASEESLRDLMSSTFKLSTVDLATAPVDQAIATKLTPQFARQRQMVAIGQEGEQTILAIADPTDSAALDDARRELGSRNLAIRLATPSAIFALIDRLHGPRLIAVLPTGERLEYFASQPELEIGKASHNHVILNDPTVSNTHAMLLARDGGYSIVDLGSRNGTYVNGHRLSTQAHTLRHGDTIQLGQTVLTFRNRAQTVANTTATLSPEALAEIRNRAAGMDTTAESELAAANVPSPQAFAHIDNPTPPAFAAPRQDAAAPAALAEKGKESDGDKKKKKKKKGSDERLKAAYISGISRILAQIFAVVLSVGLALYITSRQMSGNQPKIETNSKGKAKLKIKEGGGTAFRGAPAGFEPSGVVAVPGTDGVLIVDDSRPGEIFWMQVDAAGQQAGDQLKTIPLGATVEDAEGITTDGTYFYIIGSQSKVDAGKAGGLLRFTFDAASQTVTKAETMSGLREFLIQKVPELKSFADVKASDGGLNIEGIACDPDPLQRRLLLGLRSPQVNSNALLVSLKIPDPNQPFTVESLQLTAPSVIQLSLGGLGIRDIQYDSRLKAFLIISGAPEHHEKTAFTLWEWNGDADQSKTEARPREETGLDARMKPEGVTYVRAAGKDFIFIVGDAGGYSKYDYNEEPAP, encoded by the coding sequence ATGACGCTTGAGTGTCCAAAATGTAAGTCATCCATCGCCCGCGAAGGTCAGAAGTTTTGCTATCGCTGCGGCAATGACCTGCACGATGTTTACGCGGCCCTCAATATCGAAGTCAAAGAGCCCGAAGTGAAAGATTCCGGGCGTTCGGCGAATGTCGTAAACAGCGGGCAGATGGCTAGCGCCGCGCCGGGCGCGCCACAGCACACTCAAGCTTTCGGCAGCCTCGTCAATGAAGAAGCCACCACCGAAACCGCCATCCCCGCCGCCTCAGTGCCTGCGGCCACCGCGCGGCTCTACATCCTGCTGCCGACCGGCGACGCCTATGAACGCGAGCTGACCCGGGCCGAGACACAGATCGGCAAAGGCCCGCGCAACGATCTGGTGATTGCCGACCCGGCGGTCTCTTCCGGTCATGCGGTAATCCGCGTTGAAGGTGAGCATTACACCGTCAGCGACCTGGGCTCACGCAACGGCACTTTCGTCAATGGCCAGCGCCTCGCGCAACCTCAGCGATTGGAACATGGCGACGTCATCGGCCTCGGCCTTTCCAAGCTGACCTTCCGAATGGCCGGAGCAGGTGACACGAGTACGACGCTGGCGAGCGACCGCACGCTGGTCATTCAACGGGCCGCGCCGCCGCCGCTGACCGAAGATTCGCTCGCCAATGCCGTCATCGCCGCGGGCCTTGCCTCACCAGCCGATGTCGCCCGCCTGAGACAAGAAAGCCCAGGGCGCCGGCTCTACGCCGCGTTGATCGATGGGCGAGTCGCCAGCGAAGAGAGCCTGCGCGACCTGATGAGCAGCACGTTTAAGCTGTCGACCGTTGACCTCGCCACAGCGCCTGTGGATCAAGCCATCGCCACCAAGCTGACGCCGCAGTTCGCGCGCCAGCGCCAGATGGTGGCTATCGGCCAGGAGGGCGAGCAGACCATCCTCGCCATCGCGGACCCGACCGACTCCGCCGCCCTTGATGACGCGCGCCGCGAGCTTGGCAGCCGCAATCTGGCGATTCGTCTGGCCACGCCTTCGGCTATCTTCGCGCTGATTGACCGCCTGCACGGCCCGCGACTGATCGCCGTGCTGCCGACCGGCGAACGCCTGGAGTACTTCGCCTCGCAGCCGGAGCTGGAGATCGGTAAGGCATCGCACAATCATGTCATCCTCAACGACCCGACGGTCAGCAATACCCATGCGATGTTGCTGGCGCGCGACGGCGGTTATAGCATCGTTGATCTCGGCTCGCGCAATGGCACTTACGTCAACGGCCACAGGCTCAGCACACAAGCCCATACGCTACGTCACGGCGACACCATTCAACTGGGGCAGACTGTTCTGACCTTCCGCAACCGCGCCCAGACCGTCGCCAATACGACGGCGACGCTTTCGCCCGAGGCGCTCGCCGAGATTCGCAACCGCGCCGCCGGCATGGACACGACCGCCGAGAGCGAGCTGGCGGCGGCAAACGTGCCTTCACCGCAGGCTTTCGCTCACATTGATAACCCGACGCCGCCGGCTTTCGCCGCGCCGCGGCAGGATGCGGCAGCGCCCGCCGCGCTTGCTGAAAAGGGCAAAGAGAGTGACGGCGACAAGAAAAAGAAGAAGAAGAAGAAAGGCAGCGACGAGCGCCTGAAGGCAGCCTATATCAGCGGCATCAGCCGCATTCTGGCGCAAATCTTCGCCGTCGTACTTTCAGTCGGCCTGGCGCTTTATATCACCTCGCGCCAGATGAGCGGCAACCAGCCGAAGATTGAAACCAACTCCAAGGGCAAGGCCAAGCTGAAAATCAAAGAAGGCGGCGGCACAGCCTTTCGCGGCGCGCCCGCTGGATTCGAGCCGTCCGGCGTGGTCGCCGTGCCTGGGACTGATGGCGTGCTGATCGTTGACGATAGCCGCCCCGGCGAAATCTTCTGGATGCAGGTTGACGCCGCAGGGCAACAGGCGGGCGACCAGCTAAAGACCATCCCGCTCGGCGCCACCGTCGAAGACGCTGAGGGCATTACCACCGATGGCACCTACTTTTACATCATCGGCTCGCAATCCAAGGTCGACGCCGGAAAGGCAGGCGGCCTCTTACGCTTCACCTTTGACGCCGCCTCGCAGACGGTCACCAAAGCCGAGACCATGAGCGGCCTGCGCGAGTTCCTGATTCAGAAGGTGCCGGAGTTGAAATCCTTCGCCGACGTCAAAGCCTCGGACGGCGGCTTGAATATCGAAGGCATCGCATGTGATCCCGACCCGTTACAGCGTCGCCTGCTCCTCGGATTGCGCTCGCCGCAGGTCAACAGCAATGCGCTGCTCGTTTCATTGAAGATTCCCGACCCAAATCAGCCCTTCACCGTCGAAAGCCTGCAACTGACTGCGCCGAGTGTCATCCAATTATCACTCGGCGGGCTGGGCATACGCGACATTCAATACGACAGCCGCCTGAAGGCTTTTCTGATTATCTCGGGCGCCCCCGAGCATCACGAGAAAACCGCCTTCACACTTTGGGAATGGAATGGCGACGCCGACCAGTCGAAGACGGAAGCCCGCCCGCGCGAAGAGACCGGTCTTGACGCCCGGATGAAACCCGAAGGCGTCACCTATGTGCGGGCCGCCGGCAAGGATTTCATCTTCATCGTCGGCGACGCCGGCGGCTACAGCAAATACGATTACAACGAGGAGCCAGCGCCGTAG
- a CDS encoding BON domain-containing protein, with amino-acid sequence MRRKLLLLLAISPLLLTLACGRNQNADRAAINSNANPNASAPPSTAARSDGWIALKTKLALVANSPTSGYETDVDVKEGVVTLTGKVDTAEVRSEAEQVARKVEGVRNVNNQLQVVPEARRQEVNAADNRIKDEIQKLMDSDSKLQSLSLSVDSNAGVVSLDGSVDTVEQLWHAAQAFRKVPGVRAVVTSGVTVREDVSA; translated from the coding sequence ATGAGGCGAAAGCTACTTCTTCTACTTGCAATCAGCCCGCTTTTGCTGACGCTCGCCTGCGGGCGCAATCAGAACGCGGACCGCGCCGCCATCAACAGCAATGCCAACCCGAATGCGAGCGCGCCACCCAGCACGGCGGCCCGTAGCGACGGCTGGATCGCGCTGAAGACGAAACTCGCGTTAGTGGCCAACAGCCCGACGAGCGGTTATGAAACCGACGTCGATGTTAAAGAAGGCGTCGTCACGCTGACGGGCAAAGTAGATACGGCGGAAGTCCGGAGTGAAGCCGAGCAGGTCGCGCGCAAAGTCGAAGGCGTGCGCAACGTCAACAATCAGCTTCAGGTCGTGCCCGAAGCCCGCCGCCAGGAAGTCAACGCCGCGGACAACCGCATCAAGGATGAGATTCAGAAACTGATGGACAGCGATTCAAAGTTACAGAGTCTGTCGCTGTCGGTTGATAGCAATGCTGGGGTGGTGTCGCTTGACGGATCGGTAGACACTGTCGAGCAGTTATGGCACGCGGCGCAGGCGTTTCGCAAGGTGCCGGGCGTCAGGGCTGTCGTCACCAGCGGCGTGACCGTCAGAGAAGATGTGTCGGCCTAA
- the tatA gene encoding twin-arginine translocase TatA/TatE family subunit gives MAGLGMPELLIILVIILVLFGSRKIPDLAKGLGEGIRNFKTGIRGDDAREIEENRRRDEAERRTT, from the coding sequence ATGGCCGGACTTGGAATGCCTGAGTTGCTGATCATTCTCGTGATCATTCTGGTGCTGTTCGGTTCGCGGAAAATCCCCGATTTGGCGAAGGGCCTCGGTGAAGGCATTCGCAACTTCAAGACAGGGATTCGCGGCGACGACGCCCGCGAGATTGAAGAGAATCGTCGTCGCGACGAAGCCGAGCGCCGCACGACTTAA
- a CDS encoding glycoside hydrolase family 3 N-terminal domain-containing protein, with protein MRTIKIALLALLILSVSNVFAAPLADNHQKAKIKSPAATTSWAETTLASLTLDEKIGQLIIPATVGMFLTDTSEAYQQMRRDITEFHVGGYHLLGDVNAMHEPGGVALLLNQLQQSVKVPLWFTADFEGGAGYRYIGATRLPRAMAMGATGNPDLAFQAGRITAEEARAIGVHVNFYPVVDVNNNPRNPIINIRSFGSDPQLVSRMARAYIRGAQSAGVMATAKHFPGHGDTSTDSHMELPTIDIERARLDAIELPPFRAAIEEGVGGVMSAHIALPRIEPENLPATLSPKMLTGVLRDELHFNGVIFTDALNMRGVAAHYPEGEAAVRSLQAGADILLYPPSVEQAFNAVKRAVESGVISTARIDQSVRRVLAAKQQLGLDKNRLADLSKLGQVLGSREHQQTAQQIIDSAVTLVRDDKKALPLKLAPEQKVLFISLVDNQDGWQGSVPGNVFLQGLMKRHARTTNVFVSDKTSPAEFDLLRKLASFSDIVIVNGFIRVAAYKGSIDLSEGEINLLKGLSALDKPFVFVLYGSPYMLSFVPELPSYVLTYEYYPAAETAALKAVLGEIEFKGRLPVELPGLYPIGHGLTPTNAH; from the coding sequence GTGCGCACGATAAAAATCGCCCTGCTTGCCCTGCTCATCCTGAGCGTATCGAATGTCTTTGCCGCGCCGCTGGCTGACAATCACCAGAAAGCCAAGATCAAATCGCCTGCCGCGACCACATCGTGGGCCGAGACGACGCTGGCGTCGCTGACGCTTGATGAAAAAATCGGCCAGTTAATCATCCCCGCGACGGTCGGCATGTTTTTGACGGACACCAGCGAGGCTTACCAGCAAATGCGCCGCGACATCACAGAATTTCACGTCGGCGGCTATCACCTGCTCGGCGATGTCAACGCCATGCACGAGCCTGGAGGCGTCGCCCTGCTGCTCAATCAGTTACAACAATCGGTGAAGGTGCCACTGTGGTTTACGGCGGACTTCGAGGGCGGGGCCGGTTATCGCTACATTGGCGCAACCCGCCTGCCGCGCGCTATGGCGATGGGCGCGACCGGCAATCCCGATCTCGCGTTTCAAGCCGGGCGCATCACGGCTGAAGAGGCGCGCGCCATCGGCGTTCACGTCAACTTCTACCCGGTCGTAGACGTCAACAACAACCCGCGCAATCCCATCATCAACATCCGCTCGTTCGGCAGCGACCCGCAACTGGTGTCGCGCATGGCGCGCGCTTACATTCGCGGCGCGCAATCGGCGGGCGTGATGGCGACGGCGAAGCACTTCCCCGGTCACGGCGACACCTCAACCGATTCGCACATGGAGCTGCCGACGATTGACATCGAGCGGGCGCGGCTGGACGCCATCGAGCTGCCGCCATTCCGCGCGGCCATCGAGGAGGGTGTCGGCGGCGTGATGAGCGCGCACATCGCTTTGCCGCGAATCGAACCCGAAAACCTGCCGGCGACGCTATCGCCCAAGATGCTCACCGGCGTGCTGCGCGACGAGTTGCACTTCAATGGCGTCATCTTCACCGATGCGCTCAACATGCGAGGCGTGGCGGCGCACTACCCGGAAGGTGAAGCCGCCGTGCGCTCCTTGCAGGCGGGCGCCGACATCCTGCTTTATCCGCCGAGCGTCGAGCAAGCCTTCAACGCCGTCAAACGCGCCGTCGAATCGGGCGTCATCTCTACGGCGCGCATCGATCAGTCAGTCCGCAGAGTGCTGGCCGCCAAGCAGCAACTCGGTCTTGATAAGAACCGGCTGGCTGACCTCAGCAAGCTCGGCCAGGTGCTGGGCTCGCGCGAGCATCAGCAGACGGCTCAACAGATCATCGATAGCGCGGTGACCCTGGTGCGCGACGACAAGAAAGCGCTGCCGCTCAAGCTCGCGCCGGAACAGAAAGTCCTATTCATCAGCCTCGTAGACAACCAGGATGGCTGGCAAGGCAGTGTGCCGGGCAATGTCTTTTTGCAGGGCCTGATGAAACGTCACGCGCGCACGACGAACGTTTTTGTTTCGGATAAAACTTCGCCCGCTGAATTCGATCTACTGAGGAAGCTGGCCAGTTTTTCCGACATCGTCATCGTCAACGGCTTCATTCGCGTCGCCGCCTACAAAGGCTCGATTGACCTCAGCGAAGGCGAGATCAATCTGCTGAAGGGCCTTTCGGCGCTCGACAAGCCGTTCGTCTTCGTCCTCTACGGCAGCCCGTATATGCTGTCGTTCGTGCCGGAGCTGCCGAGCTACGTCCTCACCTACGAGTACTATCCGGCGGCAGAGACGGCGGCGCTTAAAGCCGTCCTCGGAGAGATTGAATTCAAAGGCCGGCTGCCGGTTGAACTGCCCGGTCTATATCCCATCGGCCACGGGCTGACGCCAACAAATGCACACTAG
- a CDS encoding DUF2203 domain-containing protein codes for MVEDEQEFRVFTLVEARSLIPTLRRLLARMAKARARLLDLRVEIDLAREQARYGGGSPAGPLYLKYMLAFTEAIQEIQGIGVQVKDFSNGLVDFPYEYEGRIVFLCWKPDEDEIRWWHETDAGFAGRKMLTEEFE; via the coding sequence ATGGTAGAAGACGAGCAGGAATTTCGCGTATTCACTCTTGTCGAGGCGCGCAGCTTAATTCCGACCTTGCGGCGCTTGCTGGCGCGCATGGCCAAGGCGCGCGCCCGTTTGCTCGATCTGCGGGTTGAAATCGATCTGGCGCGCGAGCAAGCACGCTATGGTGGCGGTTCGCCAGCCGGCCCGCTCTACCTAAAATATATGCTCGCTTTCACCGAAGCCATTCAGGAGATTCAGGGAATCGGCGTCCAGGTGAAGGATTTTAGCAACGGATTGGTAGACTTCCCTTACGAGTACGAAGGCCGTATTGTCTTCCTCTGCTGGAAGCCCGACGAAGACGAAATCCGCTGGTGGCACGAAACCGATGCCGGCTTCGCCGGGCGAAAAATGCTCACAGAGGAGTTCGAGTAG